The genomic interval GCCGTAGCCCGACTCAACCCTGTGACTTTTGGCTTTGAGGTGATGGACGACTTCATGTTCTATAAAGATGGTGTTTACAGCAGGTGAGGAACTTCATTAAGCCAAGAAAACACATGTCTTACGTGGATACAATTATTTCTGTTCAGTTAGATTTTAATGCCAGTTCAAACTAAAATTGACATGGTGATTTCAAAATTTCAGTCCGTTTTTTTCTAGCACGTCAGGCTTTTCCGCAACTTAATCTCTAGATAAGCAAAATATGATAACTTGTGTAGTATTGTGGTTGTATTTCTTTCAatgtaaaaagaggaaaatatcaGATTTTGCAAAAATAGCCAACTTCACAAAAGtggttttagattagattagattagttcactttattcatcccgtatttgggaaatttcattgtcacagtagcaagagggtgagaatggaggcacaggaaaaaacattttagacataaatagataggtaatacataagttaataaataaataaatacacacaaataaataaataaataagtatgatgctaatatatatatatatatatatatatatatatatatatatatatatatatatatatatatatatatatatatatatatatatatatatatatgtgtatatatatacatatatatgtatatatacatatacagtggtacctcgagatacgagcttaatccgttccgggactgagctcgtatgacaagttactcgtaactcgaggtaaagtttcccattgaaatgaatgggaaacaatttaattcgttccaactctctgaaaaaaacaccagaaacaggatattggattgaaaaaaaatgttttatttcttataattcgccatatattgacaaagtaataaataacgagtggtttaatagaaataaagtgtttaatctaactaaaattggccggatttcgccgaggggagaggggcttcgtttttttttttcctccacacaacgcactcgtaaacagaacaaacactccaccctcacgttcgctatcgatgggctgtttgctgtcgtactattcccttcaaaatattccgaaaatgatgcacacaaatgtcctcacaatcggagaacgcacgaccacttgccaacgagcagcaagcagtcttatcagcgatcgccccgctgctcatcttcttcttcttcttcttctttttcacctcaggcgcctgaggattaccctcagcagcgctagggctgccactggaacacggataagttcatccagggagttgcccaagccgcgatggtagcgttcggtcattaaggccggacagcggagccataagtgttcagacgactctgtttcctcgtcgcacaggcggcagcgatccgagtcggatttctcatgggagctacaggggcgctggctagcggctccttttagcttgtagcatctgtgttcgcgtcccatcgaacggcgcctatgatagagttgctaccggggatacttttgcgagcacgagtatacttcattacccagaaagccctcttttcaccgcgcatgcgcgttgtgcgtttcctggtctgaatagctcatccggtgctcgtaaatattgttatacacgaaagatatgccaaaaaaaatgccatggcaacctggcttggtcgcatcacgaaactttgaccgcatcacgggcgaattattcgatcgaaatttcccccgtaagacgagcattccgtatgacgaacggtcgtatgacgaggtaccactgtatatatgtatatatgcatatatatacatatatgtgtatatatacatagatatgtatatatgcatatatatacatatatacatacaaacatatatatatatatatatatatatatatatattgttgatgctcattttcaaattcatttctattagctcattcactgccactgactggggtaagcgtccaatccattccagCGATCCAATTCGGTGATCATTcgttggacgtctatcggcaTCAGCGACagccagtgatttttttttcttcttcaatctAATTCACCTAGAAATGTATAAAGAATTAGCATGACACAGCCTTGTCACATGAGCCTCCTTTTAAGCAGAATATTCAAGTAAACGTCTCATGCCTGATTTGCTACAGCGCTGCTGATGTTAGCGCCGCTTAAGCGTGTAAACAGACTTCACACGGCTTTCTtgtaaaaactgaaatattgaGGCAGTCAGTCTTATTAAGCATCCCCTTTCTTTTTAAGCACTATGTGTAAGAACACGGCTGACTCAATCAATCACGCTGTTTTGGCCGTGGGATACGGCGTTGATGACGGGGCGGCGCCATATTGGATCGTGAAGAACTCCTGGGGTGCCACCTGGGGAACTGACGGGTAGATTTTATcattcctgttgtttttttcttttccataggTTTGTTTCTCATATATTTTCATTCCTTTTTACCTGCCTCAGGTATTTTTGGATCGAGCGAGGAAAGAACATGTGTGGATTGGCAGCCTGTGCTTCCTACCCGCTTCTTTTGCTTTAGTATTAACATGCTGGACTTGCTTTGGCAAATAAAGCTTCAATACGGTTACAATACCAAAGAACTAGTCACAAGGTTTTGGATATGCTTCGTTTACAAAGCGGATTAAATacgctaaaaagaaaaaagaaaaacttttgtATTGCTTGTCGCCGTAACTGAACTGATTTGTATGTGACTGGACAtcgtgatggaaaaaaatggcattcttAAGTTCCAGTTTTTGTGCTTCTTACATAAATGTACGTAAATATTTGACAAAATTCAATTTGCACTTAAATATTCCtcaaattgcccaaaaatgaacagaaagtgaccaaaaaaGTACAAGAAACGTATCGGGACTggcttaaaatgatcaaaaaggcACTCAAAAGTTGCCcaaaccggtactcggacgttcggtcgccggacgtttggtcgccggacgtttggtcgcccggacgtttggtcgcccggacgtttggtcgctggacgtttggtcgtcggacgtttgacaacatgacagagagtttactgttgaaaccagctctcaaaattatattcacccgggcgaccaaacgtccgttggccaaacgtccggcgaccaaacgtccggcgaccaaacgtccggtcacggcccaAACCGAcagaaaatgcccccaaaaggAATAGGACGTGACCAAAAGAGCAAAGCATCCCCTCTCAGATCCATTTTCTAGTTTGATAAATTCATTATATACAATATTTAAATATGGACAACCATACTTGGGGCATGTCAagaataaatatttattcataaatgGTTTACACCAGTcttctgttgaaacaatctatcTGCTCAGGAGCCAATCAACGCAGAAGACATGCTAACAGACACTTGGATGTGCAGAGCCATGATGAATGGTAGGAAATACACGCTAAAGATCACATTTCATCATCATACTAGGTGGTCTGGAGACGTGAACAGCAAATGGTTCGCAGTTACTACGTGTCCAGCTCAAAACCCGCAGCCATAGCGTACGTAATTCAATGATGCGACAGCAAGCCGAtattccttttttggggggaagaaaATACCACAACAAATCCTTCCCACATGCATTCTCAGTCCTTACAGAAATAATACAGCAACAATTGcacaaacctaaaaaaaatattgcttgtCAAAAcagaaatgccttttttttcatttggaaatTTGCCCAACAATCATGCCAACTCTCCCAAACCCAAATTAAAAGTAAAGATTTAGTGTTTGTATTAGAAGTTGACTTTCTTCCAGTGTCTGAATATTTTCCACCTTGGttgaattttgaattttggCCTTTCTTTCTACTGTTCGTATAATCGACGATGATATAGTTGTCGCAAACTAACGTATTTTCGTTTATTCTGTCAAAGACACTGCGGGCTAAGGCGAAAGCAACACAAATCAGCTTTCTTTGGTGTGGTGATGGAAGTATAGCAGTACAGTAAATAGTACGTACTGAGGCTATATTGCAAATCTAATTGGTCACtgcagtacaaaaaaaaatcataaaaaaatataaaataatagctTCGCTTTCACTTGTGCAACGTAGCAATGCAAGAATAGTTGGTCAACAGTACTGCACATTCAGATAGGTCAAACACTTGACTAGCACAACTAGTTTAAATCTCCAATTCTGGCCTATTGCACAAATGATTGTAtagtttatttgtgtttttttggctGATAGTTCATTCGTTAAAAGTCTTTGGATGGTAAAAAGTGATGGCAAAGTCCTCAAAGAATATGAACTTGAAACAAGACAATAGTGCTACATTTACGACTATAATGACCTGGGTCCCACATATGGAGGGTTTTTAAttctgaaatgaaaataattgattattcaaatgaaaatttgaagtaaatgtgaattgtttttgcACTTGTTAACATGTGACATTTTCAGTATATATACAGTATTGAGTGTgacttttttaatttgaaatgtgacttattaaaaatatatttattactaattaagtacagctaaaaaaatgactctATTCTAAAcagtattttatcattttatgtatttcattgcagcacaaaaaaaacctccacACCGCCGCACCAAAACTTCTTAAAATAAATTGCACTATTACCAAAATACCTTTCATCTCGCACTTTCTCTCACCCTCGTTTAAATTAGAACAAAGTATTATTTAGATCAGAACCCGAATTCAAAACTATATGTAAGCTATGACAATAAACTGTCTAACTTTATTTGGAattttgttgcctttttctGCAGCCTATTTGTATGTACACCCATAGAGAGCCGCAAGAGGGCACTGTTGGTTCGTGATCAAGAAGCCAACGTGCTTTACAGTATAGCCTACATTTAAAATTTAGGCTGAAAATCACTGTATCTAATTAAGATAGTGTAGCAACAATTAGAAAGGATTATAAATTTGCAATTGTATGTTTCAAACCATGGAGTTTTATGtcagttttcatttttcattgattGATTTTGCTAACACCAAACTGCAGCTACATAAATCTTCTTTTAGCAGAGAATGGACTGAAGATAAACAAATGGGATTTTTGCTTTAAAACATTTCCTCCTAAAACCGTAAGGAAACAGCTGTTTGCATGCTACTAAAGTTGAAGAAAATTGATTAAGTGGCCAAGGCATTGATTGAAATGTTGCTGCAATGTTGTCTCTCGCTAAGCtaaaggaagctaacgttagcaatgCTAACTTAGCACTAAGAAGCTGCTGTGCGTGGCTATGTTTTGGTAACTTTATTTCTTTGAACTGCTCTATTGTTGCATAAGTAACACTATTAACTCATTTAATGcttatgattttgttttttaatgacctTTTTCCCCCACTAAATTTGAATTATAGTCTTATTGTCTGGACAATACAATAGTCTCTCTTTGCTTCCATTATTGCATGATTCATTGCGTTTTGTTATGATTACGGCGCATTACTTTTTAGTCATATGAATGATTTGTGGAATGGGTGACATTTTGGAGGTTGTTTAAGCATCTCCCTACTAAAAATGCAATCCAGTGTTTCCGAATATAATTGAAATCAAGATTAAATGAGCAGCATGGTCTCAATCAAAGTGATTAAAAGAAAACCATCCTACTCCAGACAATCTCTGGCCTTTGACTTGGCTAAAGATGAcacttcctttttcttttcttgtttactTGCTGATCAGGAGCCCTCCTATCCATCTGAGCTTACAGGCGAACCAGCGCCGCAGCGGGCAGAAGTACTCAAAGTGGAACTGCTGGAATTCGGGTGTAGTGCGGATGTCCCTCAGGAAAGCGACGTCCAAGTCGGACTCGGTCAGCACGATGAGGAGAAGCAGGAGAGCGAAGAGCAGTCCGATGGTGACCAGGAACAAGCGGAGAACGCTCAGGATGAACTTGTGCAGTTCCTCCACGTCGCTGGGGGGCGACGCTCGGCTTTTAAGAGCCCGAGGGGCCCTTTTTTTGTCCCCCGTCTCCGGAGATGCGCCAAACTCGTCCTCGACGCTGCAGGGGGCGCCGTTGAGGTCCATCTCCGTTCCACGCTCGGCCACGGGTGTAGGGAGGACACTGTCCGACGGGCTGTAAGCTTCATCGGAGATGACCGCTGACCTGCTGGCCTCGCCGCCGTCTACCGTTCGGCCTCGGGAAGGCAGGAAGGAGTCGCCGTGGGAGACCGAGCGAACTGGCGTGGAGTGGGCGCTATCGCGGAGGGACTCCAGACCTAAACACGTGGGAAATAACAGGTAACAGCTTATAAGAAAAAAACTCTACGGAAAATTTAGtacatggatttttttggaCAATATTTGAGAAGCATATCCTCATTTTAAACAGCAAAATTAATGGAATCATTTTGAAGGCAAACATATTCTAAATCACAACGTATATATAGATTATttataaaacaataattttaattttaagagCTGACAATTTGATATGACTAAAgtaattaaatgttttatttttttaattcctccaaaaagtaagaaaatgcacaaataatgTCAGTCTTCACAGTTACGTGCAGTATCTCGGAGCACTTTTCCACATACAAATACAATGTAGTACAATCCAATTAAAAACGTCCAAGCTAACTAAGGTTGGTTGCTTCCTTGCAACTTAATTTTGCCTCTTAGTCCCAACTGATTGTTCTTCCCTGCTTTGTATTAAAACATTCTAATAGGGAAATGATAAAAGGCAATTGGAAGGAAAACATTCTCCTGTGCAGTgttgaaaatataataatatataatatataataagtCTTGCATTAAATCTCATACAATCTAAACAAAGCAATCATTGACCGAATTGGATGGATACTTCACGGCTCACAAACCAACGTGGcaccaaacccccccaaaaagccgtGCTTGCGTTACCTGAACGGCCATTCGAGGTGCCGACGAGCCGGGGGGGAGCCAGGGACCTCCGTCCCTCAGCGTTATTTTCAGCGATGGAGGGGAAGAGCGGAAGGGCGCCCATAGCCTTGCCCATTAGCCGGGGTCCCAGAGACAAGACGCGCACCCTGACATCGCGAAAGCAGTGGTTGACCATGCGCAAGTGGACGTTCACTTTGGTCTCGATGCGGATCAGACACTTGACCATGGTTTTAGGGCAAGCGCTACGACTTCGAAGCTTCAAGCAGACTTGATCCCGTGATCACAATGGAGGAGGGAACCGACTATCTACTTGTGTTGAGAGTGGGAATGTGGTCAACTATAGCCGACCCCCCCCTACTTCATCTGTTGGCAATAACACCCTTGGCTCAACTCTCTCACGGCAGGTGCTATTTTTGGACGGTTATTATTACCAGTGAGAATACCAGCACAAACAGGCCTATGACAAAACACCAGGACGTCTCAAATTCAGTTCAAGGTCAAGGCTTGCCATTTTGTCGCCATAGGAAGTGCTAGTAGGGGGTTTTGAGGGAAGGGGGGGCAATTTGATTCAAGTGAGGATATTTAGAAAACGGCAGAGTTGTGGAATTTTTACCCAAAGAAGGATTTCCATTAAATTACATGTACTCTACCAAGTAACTGTTTATGTACCGATATGGAttgtaaaaatacaattaaatttagattgaaatgattaaaataatctTTAAAGAGGCCAAATTTTAAAGGATTTGAACATCATTGTTACAAGAATAGTGATTTAAAGcgtttcatttgattttggtaTTGAGCTGAAACAGCAAAACCTTTTAAATTTAGTATGAGCGTGTTTCATACCCTCCATGATTGAGATGTGCACTGCTCTCCGTCTTGTCCTGGGCACGCTGGTCAAACGAGGGCCGTGCGTGATGGATGGACAGCTCCGGCTTGGCACCATGCCCGCCCTGGACAAAAGGACTCATGAAAATTATTGGtttggattgaattgaatgtggtTTTAATATTCAATAGCAATTCTGACCTGTGAATCTCAGGCGGGTCCCTTTTAATTTTGGCACTTTGTTCCATCACTTCTTTTGCAACTTTTCcactagagaaaaaaaaatcaacagaagtCTCTTTGCATATGatcatattatttattatatacaaTATTGAATACATAGGGATAAAAGCAGTACCTGTATCTAAAGCGACTACCCTTGAAGAAAAGATTGCTACTCGACACTGTGCGCACTTGACTGGACTTCTCCAGCCTAATAGAGAAATTAATCATTATTATGTCACATTTAATTCACAAAGTAAATCATCCATTTGACGTTTCAGTCGGGCAGACATGAGAcaattcttcaaattttgcactTACACGCTCAAAAATGATGCTCTCACAAACTGCTTACACAAACATTTGACTGTCACAGTCAGTGACTTATGGGACATCCCTTTctttcccagtttttttttgtttaggtcCCGCGACTCACTTGTAAAAGGCTTGATTCTCCACACCGCACTTCCAAAGATGCTTACAGGCCTCAGGTGTGGGTGCAAAGTAGGTCAGTATAATCTTctgatcctaaaaaaaaataacagtacaCTTTGTTTTGACTACTTCAGTCAAACAATGCACTTGGTTGCCAATTtgtgattacagtaatccctcgaatatcgcggttaataaaGCCCAGACATGGCCATAAtcgaaaaagcttttttttccttcttcagtgctgagtcctagtagcaagcggataGCAACGATTAcgagtttcaacgtggattttcacatttttttgaattaaaaaaaagtatacatatttttttataattaatagcagaaaaaatcgaaaaagaagtgaattcgcgataagtaaagtcgcgataatcgagggaa from Stigmatopora argus isolate UIUO_Sarg chromosome 2, RoL_Sarg_1.0, whole genome shotgun sequence carries:
- the LOC144091000 gene encoding FERM domain-containing protein 5-like — translated: MLSRLMSSSIRSLDRECNCTVRLLDDSEYTCTIQRDAKGQYLFDLICHHLNLLEKDYFGIRYVDPDKQRHWLEFSKSIAKQMKSQPPFTMCLRVKFYPPDPAALREEITRYLVFLQVKRDLYHGRLLCKTSDAALLAAYILQAEIGDYDPGKHPEGYSSKFQFFPKHSEKLERRIADIHKTELIGQSPETSELNFLQKAQMLETYGVDPHPCKDVSGNPAFLAFTPFGFTVLQGNRRIHILTWDEVTKFKFEAKTFHIYANQTEDQKIILTYFAPTPEACKHLWKCGVENQAFYKLEKSSQVRTVSSSNLFFKGSRFRYSGKVAKEVMEQSAKIKRDPPEIHRAGMVPSRSCPSITHGPRLTSVPRTRRRAVHISIMEGLESLRDSAHSTPVRSVSHGDSFLPSRGRTVDGGEASRSAVISDEAYSPSDSVLPTPVAERGTEMDLNGAPCSVEDEFGASPETGDKKRAPRALKSRASPPSDVEELHKFILSVLRLFLVTIGLLFALLLLLIVLTESDLDVAFLRDIRTTPEFQQFHFEYFCPLRRWFACKLRWIGGLLISK